The Bacteroidia bacterium genomic interval ATGATCACAGAATCTGTCAGTGAACCCGCATTGAAGGCTATACGCTCATTTTCAACAATAGATGTATCAAGATATAGATCAAAGTCCAAGAGTGGTCGACCGAAGGGAGGAACCGAACCGGGAACTAATCCGGTCATTTCCATCAATTCTTCCCGACTGGCAAAGCGAAGTTTTTTTGCTCCAAAGTGCTTTTTGATTGCATTTGAGTCCAGTTTTTTAGCTGCACTCAATACAAAAAGCGCAAACTCCTTATCGTATTTCAGCAAAAGCGCCTTTCCCCCGATAGATATATCTTCTCCTCTTACCCGGGCTGAATCTTCAGAAGTTAACGTAACTTCATGATGAAGACTTTTATAAGTCAATCCATGTTCATCCAGGTAAGCCAATATCCGTTCGTGCATGCTAGAAATTTGCGGGAATTTAGTAAAGATCAGGGAATTGCTCCCGTACATTTTGTCAAAAAAATAAGCTCCGTCCAAGCAAGTGCCTGACGGAGCTTATATTTATTTGCTAAGAGAAAACCCTATTTGTCTTCCTCTTTTGACATTTCTACAAATTTGGTCGCAGTGATCTTTCCTGCCTTTGATCCTACTTTTTCCTCCAATACATCATACAGCTTTTCATCACGAATCCGGCGGTAATGCTGCTCGAGCATTTCCTGATTCTGCATGATGTAGTTGATGTACTCCTCTTCTCTGGATTCTCCATCATCTCCCATAGCAGGAAGATTTTTACGAACAAAATCACGAATAGAATCCTTGAGGTCTTCCTCTTCTACTTTGATGTCTTCGTCCTTGGAGATATTCTCAACGATCATAGACCAGGTAACCGACTTGCTGAAATCTTCATATTCAGTTTCAACACGCTCTTCGGTATAATCTTTTTGAGTTTTCAGCATCCATCTTTTGAGGAATTCATCCGGGAGGTCAACTTTGTTTCCCTCCATCAATCCCTTCTGCACTTCATTCCTATAAAACCATTTGCTGTTTTCTTCAAACTCTTTCTCTAGTTGCTTAACCATGCGCTCTTTGAAAGCCTCCTCTGTTTCAATCTTCAATTCCGTCTCTCCTTCTTCGGGTGTCCACTGAAGACTTGCAGCTACTTTACCAAAGAATTCTTCATTCATCTCAGCGGTCTCAACGCGGTTGATCTTTTTCAACTCCATTTTCATTGCTTTTCCCTTCAACTCCTTCAGCTCATCTTCCTGCATGAAAAGGACCTCAGCTACGTCTGCATGTTTTTTGGCAATCTTGAAAACATCAAGGTCAAATACCTCATCTACTTTTTTGCCAATATAAGGCTTGAAGAATGACTTGGACTCAACCCTATCAGGATTAAGGGCAATCATTTTATCAAATCCGCCTTCAACTGCATTTCCGTCTCCATCTACTTCATGGATTCTTCCATACATGATATCGCCTTTGGCTACTTCTTCTGGATTGCTAACCTCACCAAAACGATCTTTGAAATTTTCGATTTGCTCACTTAGAAAAGCATCATCGATGGAAATGTTGTATTTGGTAGGCTTCTTTTTGAGTTTGTAATCCACTTCAATTTGTGGAGCCAATCCTACTTCAAAGACAAAATCGAGTTCCTTTTCACAGTTTACATCGAAATCATCTTCTGTTTTTTGGGTATTGGGCATAGGATCTCCCAATAGGTTGATCTCTTCATCTCTCAGATAATCACTCAGCGCTTTGCTGACAATTTTATTCACCTCTTCGATCAAAACCGGCATGCCCACCATTTTCCTTACCAGGCCAAATGGAACTTTACCAGGACGGAAGCCTGGCATAGAAGCTTTTTTAGCTTGTTTTTTCAGCTCTTCTGTTACCTGGGGTTTGTAATCTTCCGGGCTAAGAAGAACGGTAATGTTTGCTGTTAAATTCCCGGTACTTTCCTGGGTAATATTCATCTTACTCTCCTGCTTTTGGATAAAGAAAAATTCCAAACCTCATGCTTCGCGGAACTTATCTGCATGAAGGGACAAGAAACCTGCTCTGAGATTTGGAATTGATATGTGTGCGGATGGAGGGACTCGAACCCCCACGCCGGTTAAAGCACTAGATCCTAAATCTAGCGTGTCTACCAATTTCACCACATCCGCAAATGAACGATTGCTATTTTCAGGCCGACAAATGTATGTTTTTTTTCACTAAGAGAAAAATAATTGCGAATTTTATTGAGAAAATAATTCTCAAAGAGTTTCAGCCTTAATTTTCCGGTCCAGCACATGCCCACGACAAAGAATGCAGAAGTAGAAGTCGACTATGAAAAGCTCATCTTGAGAGCTTATCGACATATCATTCGCCCGATGCGAAATACATCTCGTAGTGAGAAGGCCATTATCCGTAAGGCTTTCGAAATGGCACGAGATGCACATGAGGGAGTAAAACGTAAATCTGGAGAACCTTATATTCTCCATCCCCTTGCTGTTGCCAAAATTGTGGTGGTGGAAATGGGACTGGAAGATACTACTTCGGTAGTATGCGCTTTGCTTCATGATACGGTAGAAGATACCAATATGGAGTTGGCGGATATCAAGCGAGAGTTTGGAAATAAAGCCATGGCCATCATTGATGGCCTTACCAAAATTTCTGGTACTGCTCTGGATCAAATAGAAATCAGTTCCAAACAGGCTGAAAATTTCCGTAAGATTCTTTTAACCATTTCGGATGATGTTCGTGTGGTTATGATAAAACTTGCGGACCGCCTCCACAATATGCGGACACTGGGTTCTATGCGGCAGGAGAAAATGCTCAAAATTGCCTCTGAAACCCTGTATATATATGCGCCTCTGGCTCACAGATTAGGGCTCTATGAGATCAAGACTGAGTTGGAAGATCTCTGCTTCAAATTTATGGAGCCGGCCAAATATGACAGGATCAAGCGCAAACTGGAGGCGATTCGTACCGAGGATCAAAACTATATTGATCGCTTCATGAAAGGGATTAAAAAAGCCCTTATTCCCCTGGATATAGACTTTATGGTGAAAAGCAGATTTAAATCTATTTATTCTGTTTATTCTAAAATGATCCGTAAGGAATTACCCTTTGAAGAGATTTATGACAAATACGCGATTCGGATCATACTGGAAACCCGGGAAGGACATGAGCGGGAAGATTGTTGGTTCGTTTATTCCCTGATCTCTGGTATATTTCAACCCAATCCCAAAAGGCTTAGAGATTGGATTACGGTACCCAAAGACAATGGCTATGAATCCCTGCATACCACCCTTATGGGACCTGAAGGGAAATGGGTAGAAGTACAGATTCGTACAGAGCGCATGGACGATATCGCAGAGAAAGGGATCGCTGCTCATTGGAAATACAAGGACGATGGAGAGCAACAGGAAGAATTCATTACAGAATGGATTGGACAAATCAGAAATATCCTCCAGAATCCCAGCTTAAATGCTCTAGAGGCTGTTCGGGAATTTAAAGATAATCTACAGCCGAATGACGTATATGTATTTACCCCTAAGGGAGAACTCATACGTCTTCCCATTCACTCGACGGTTTTAGATTTTGCCTACAAAATCCATAGTAAAATCGGTCATGAAGCAATAGGGGCCAAGATCAATAACAAAGTAGTCAGCCTGGACTCCGAAGTTCGCCCTGGAGATCAGGTAGAGATCATTACTTCCAAAAAGCAGAAACCCAAAAAGGATTGGCTACGCTACGTACGGACAGCCAAAGCCCGTGACCAAATCAGGCTGGCCTTGCGTAAAGAGCGGCAGGAATTTGTCGATCAGGGTCGTCAATTATTTCTCTGGAAATCCCGTCAATATGGAGTAGATGAAAAGCATCCTATGATCAAGGAGCTGCTTTCCTATTTCAAATATCCCAATATAGAAGAGCTTTTTTATGCGATAGGAACCCATAAAATCGATACGAAACGCATACCGGAATTTATCGAATTGAAAAAAGCCGGGAAGGAGTTGGATACTTCTGAATGGGAGCGCCTGCAGAAGGATCATGATGATAAATGGCAAGCCATTGGGGTTGATACCGATACCCTGCTACTGGGTAAAGAACAAAGCATAGATAACTACGGACTGGGGACCTGTTGTGGTCCCTTGCCCGGCGATGATATCATAGGCCTAGAAGAGAATAATCGAATTGTTATTCATAGAACCAGTTGTGAAGAAGCGGTCTCCTTTATGTCCAATTATGGATCGAAGATCGTCAAAGCAAAATGGGCCTCTAAATCTGATGTGAGTTTCCTTGCAGCGATAAAAGTGGTAGGGCTGGATAAGCAAGGGATGCTCAATGACATTATCCGTATCATTTCGCTTCGGATGAAACTGAATATTCGAAAAGTTACCATAGATGCAGAAGACGGCATGTTTGAAGGGGTATTCCATATCTATGTTCGAAATATTGACGAACTCACACAGGTAATGCAGAAAATAGAGAATTTGAAAAATGTATATACAGCCAGTAGATATGAAGAGGATCAAAAAGAATAAAGGATCTTCTCTTTAAATGGTCAGAAGTATTTTTCAGCGGGAATAAATCAAGACTTTCTCAAGTCTTACACCCTCTTTTTTGATAAATCATGGACTTCCTTTCCTGAGGCAGTTTTGGATAGCTTTTAGGTGTATTTTAAGTCAGACTTAAGATGCCGAAAAACCATGATTAAGAATCTCATTTCCTTTCCGGTTTTCTCCTTGCTAATTCTCATGCTTTCCTGTACCACTTCTCAGGAAACTCATCAAACAGCCGCAGCTGAAGCCACCTCCGAGGAAACTCAAGCGGTTCCCATTGTAGATACAGAATCCCCAGACGATCGAATAAGTCAGGAAGTTCAAGAGCAACATATTCAGTATATCGAAGCATGGGAGAAAACTTTCAAGGAAAGAGAGAAAACAGGACAGATTGCCAGTTTTCCCCTTAACCTAAAGGGACTTATAAATGCTGAAGCTTTCTTTTTCGAAGGGAAAATTCAAATGGTAAGCTGGAACGATCCTGCTGCAGGTATAAATGCCTTGAGGAGTTGGATATTTGAAGGAGAAAGGGCCAAATTCAGTAAAATTTTTGATCATGGGAATAATTGGTACAGGTACAACTACTCTTTTATAGATATCGACTTAGGCTGTATTCCTTATATCAATATGGGAGAATTACCCAAAAGTAGGGCGGGTTTAATTTCTTTAGATCAAAAAGTAGTAGAATTTTCCTGCGACAATATTTCTCAGTATACAGCACATAAACTCTATCATACTGCAGTACTTCAGCATGGAATGAAGGAGATATTTTACGAAGGCAAGATTGCGGAAAAAACTGGCTTACATCTGAGATGGGAGAAAATAGGAGAAAAGATTAGGGGTTCTTACTATAATTCAGATGAAATCGATGAGGTTGATCTAGCTGGATATCAGCTAAAAGACAGTATTCACTTGTATGAATTTCAAGGAGAGGACACCACCGGGAAATGGGAAGGAATTCTTGCAGAAGATAAATCTATAAGCGGAAGCTGGACAAATTTTAAAGACGGCAAAAAATCTCCTTTCAGCTTACAAAGAAGTCGAGTCTATACGGCAGCAAATGGAGAAAAAACTTACCAAGAGATATACACGCCTCCTGACTTTGAATCTTCCTATCTGTTATTTGATGATACAGAAATTCCCTTTGAAGAAGTTGAATATCTCAAGGAATATTATGGCTTTACATCGACTTCCGTAGTACTGCGGGGAGACAATGATTATCGAGCGATCTATGATTACTTTGAATATGCGATGACCAATACCCTTGTACCAGAATCTATCACCCGCGATGAAGGATTCCCGGATCCAGAATTCAACTATTTCTATTTCATAAATCTCCACCAACCTGACTTTGTCAGTGAAAAAGAACGAAATGATGGATACTATAGTGATTTAACAGATGGTTTTCAGAAAAAAAATCGGATGATGGCTTATCTCATTAAGCATATCGACCGAAGTCCGCGTAGCCTGGAAAAGCTTTTTTCCTGGTATGAAAGTAGCATCTATGAAGCCCTTCCTGACCATCTTTATGAAAAAATGCGGTTAGGGGTTTACTTTGATGAATTGCTCTCCAGTTATGATAGCATCCAGACGTATACGAACTATGAAATAAAACTTGAGGAGGTTTATCATAAATTAGACTCACTCGATCAAGCCCGCTTGAATAAAGTTGCTGGTGCATACGGGCGAATCGAATGGGAAGATAGAAAGGAATGTTTCAGGGCATTTTTCGATGAGAAAGGCTTTGTAGATCATATACCTAAGCTGGATTTCTGGGCCAGGAGGCAGCATGAAGGAAATGCTCGAACTGTAGCAAGTATCCTTCGCAGACTCAAAAAAGGCTACGAAGAGGGAAAAGGTGTTGATGAAGGGCATTAGGAGAAGTTCAGAATCTCGGGTTTAAGCTTTCTGCTTTTTCAGCCTAGTTTAGGATCCTTCATTAATAATTCAGGGATGATCTTTCCTTCTCCATCAGGGGTTGTATAAAAGGGACGTTTTTCAATGGTGTAATGGGTTTCCGGAGAAATTCCCAGACAGTGATATATGCTTTGGTGAATTTGATCAATATAGACGGGTTCAGTGATCGCTTTGAAAGGACGTTCATCAGCGGTTTCTCCATGTACGTATCCTTTCCGACTACCTCCACCAAAGAGCAGCATAGAGCATCCATCTGTAAAGTGTCTATGCATGCCATAATGTTTGAGTGCTTCGACCCGATCCGGAACGGGGACCTGATCCAGGACTTTCTTCCCGGGCCTTCCTTCCATCAGCATATCCCGACTAAATTCACTGGCTAGTACCACTAAGGTCCTGTCAAGCAGACCTCTTTCCTCCAAATCACGAATTAATTGAGCTATCGGTCGATCGATTTGCTCTTTCATATTTTTCAAACGGCTATGGCCATTTTCATGCGTATCCCATCCCAGAAAGGGAACATATTCTGTTGTCACACTGATAAAGCGCGCCCCTTTTTCCGCCAATCTTCTGGCCAATAGACATCCCAGACCAAATCTTCCGGTATTGTAGCGATCATAGGTCTCTTTAGGTTCTTGTGAAAGGTCAAATGCCTTCGCATCCGGAGATTTCAATAAGCGATAAGCTTGCTCCATAGAACGCATGAGAGACTCCTCTTGATACGTGCTGGCATTCCCTTCAAATGGACTTTGCTGGATCAATTCTTTATAGAGCTTATTACGACTTTCAAAACGCTTGAGGTCCATTCCTTTGGGCGGAGCTACACTGCTCAGACCTTTTTCCGGTTCTGGAATGAAAAAGGGACCATATTCGGTTCCCAAAAAACCAGAAGAATGAAAAGCTTTTAACTCCTCCCCTTCTCCCACTGTAAATCTTTGTCCAATATCTATGAATGCAGGAATGACGGGATTTAAAGGTCCTAATTCTCGAGAGATCCATGCACCCATATGAGGCACCTGTACAGACTGGGGAGGCTCATAACAGGTATGCCAGTGATATTGATGGCGGGTATGGAGAATGTGCCCCAAATCTGCTGCCCGATAAGACCTCAGCAAAGTCCCTCTATCCAGTACTTTTCCAATTTCCTCTAATCCTTCAGAAAAAAATATACCATCCAGAGCCGTTGGAGAAGAAGGGAAGGTACTGATCACAGATTTGCTCTCCATGCCTTTTTCAAAAGGGGTATAGCTTTTCGGGTCGAAGGTCTCTGTATGACACATGCCTCCAGCCATCCATAAAAGAATCACGGTATCGGCTGTACTCTCCCGAATTTCTTTACAACTACTCATGAAACTCAGGCTCGGCACAGTCGCTGCCATAGCCGCTAGACTCGCCTGATTCATTTTCCGGATGAAACTTCTCCGATCCATCTGATTTGACTCCTTCATAATTAGAGGTATTGAAATTCGGGTAAAAGAATAACTGACCAGATCAGGTCCTCGATTTCTGAAGATTCAGGATTCGCACTGATGATCTTGTGAATACTTTCCAGTTCACCTTCAGCCGGCCTCCTTCCTAAAGCTGCATAAAATATATAATCTATGATTTCGTCTCTTTGCTTCAGTTTTCTGTGTAAGTTCTCCGCTGCCTCTTGAATCCCCTGATGAAGGAAATTATCGTTGCTGAGCATCAGGGCCTGCAACATGGTCGTTTCTTCCTCTCTATCTGTAGCTACATTTTCTCTACTGGGTCTTCCAAGTGTCTTGAGAAAAGGGTCTTGCTGGACTAAAGAGGCTCGCAGAAATTTCCCCTCCAGTAATCTTTCTTCAAAACTAAAATCCAGCAATTTCCCCCAATAATGGCTGGACGGACGAGCGACTACTTTTTCCCATTCCTCATCAGAGAATGCATATGATTTCCAATTTTTCTCAGGCAAGCTATCCCGGCTCTTCCAATCTCTATCTGAATAGAGAAATTCTTCTGCACCATTTTCATAGCTAAACTTAATTGCTAATAATACGCCGGCCGGATTGGGGAGACTTCCTTCATTTTTCGCTTCTACGGCAAGGATATTAGTCGGCTTCAGATCATTGCTTTGTAAGGGAATGCGATTGACTTTTCGCCAATCATTCCCCTTCCCTATTTGCTTTTCATTGAGGTACAATTCAAAGGAATGATCGGCCGTAATCAAAAGTTCCGCATCCTGGATTGCCGAGGGATTTTTCAGGCTAAATCTCTTTCGAAAATAACGGACTCCCGGCTTGGGCAAGGTACTGCGATCGACTTCTTTATCTCTAAACCAAATCCATCTGGCAGGAAACTCAGGATTACCAGGTATAAAGGCTGCCCCATAATATAAAGCTTGAAATTGCTGACTAATTGCATCTGCAAATTGTTCTGCAGAGAGTCGTCGTGGCAGGGGTCCCTGAAAAACAAACTGTTCGGATTTCACATAATTGGGTGAAGCATAGGCAACTCCTTTCAGTTGATAGGTCCTGGATTTCATGATTCTGGCCAACAGCTTTTTAAAACTATATCCCTGCTCAATAAAGTCCGAAGCCAGCCAATCCAATAATTCCTGATTCCAGGCCTGATTATCCATTTCATCTACCGGACTAATGATTCCTCTTCCAAAAAGCTTGTCCCAATAGCGATTGACAAGGGTTCTGTATAATCTACCATTTTGGGGCTGGACGACTACATTGGCCAATTGTTCCAAACGATCTTTAAGCAATTCAGCATCTACCTCACCTAATTCCGGATAGATAAAAGCCGGCTGGGAAAAGCGACCTGTGGGCTTATCACAGCGGTGGATTTCTAAAACTGTATCCGCAAAGATATTGGCGAAAGCATAGGCCTGATCTAGGCTTACATTATTCACAAAACTATCATGACAGGAGGCACATTTTAGATTAAGTCCCAAAAAGGTTTGAGAGACATTTTGGGCAGCTTGCATTTCTACACTTTGGCTGGAATTGACAACCCCTCTCCATTTAATTCCTCTCAGGAATCCCTGAGAATTTTCATTAGGATTGAGAACTTCTGCTACCATTTGATCATAGGGCATTTCCTCCAGAAGGGCCTGATACAACCAATCTGTAATCCTTGTCCTTCCTCCTGTAATAAATCCGGTACCCGAATAATCATTCCTCAACAGGTCGTTCCAAAAACTCAACCAGTGCAGCGCATAGGCCTGATCTTCTCCTAATAATTTATCTATCAGTCGAGATCTTTTGTCTGGAGTTTTATCATTGACAAAGGCTTCGACAGTAGTTTTTTCAGGTAACAAACCCAAAATATCCAGGTAGACCCTACGCACAAATCTCCGGTCATTGATCAATTCCGGCCACTCGAGATTATTCGTCTGAAAGTATTGTTCCAGGAATTTATCAATCGGCTGCTCAACATGATCAGCGCGGGGCAATTCAGGTCTGCTTAACGCCATTTTCGCTTCCGGGAAAATCTTCAGGCTTTCGTTTGCCCAATGAGCGCCCTGATCAATCCAAAGTTTTAGCAGGCCGATTTCTGCAGTTGAAAGTCTTTTGCCTTTAGGAGGCATAGCTTCTTTATCCTGTTTACTGAGATTTATTCTTCGATACAATTCGCTGGCTTCGGCATTTCCCGCTACAATTACTTTTCCACTTTCTCCTCCAAGAAAAATCCCATCTCGATCATCCAGTGCCAATTCTCCTTTTTTCTTGGCTGTACTGTGACATTGATAACAGCGGTGTGCAAAAATGGCCCGTACTTCCAGGTTCAGTTTGTCCAGCTGTTTCTCACTTAGCGTATCTGTATCCGTATAATTTGCAAACTGCGCCCAACTGGCCTTTGTGGTCTCTTCTCCAGTATCTTCCCTAGCTAGACTAAGATAATCCTCTCCATGCGTAATACTGGCTCCCAGATGTCCGGAAATCCCGATAAACAAACAACTGATTCCCAATGCACTGATGGGGAGCCAGCCGGGCAATTTTTTCCTCCGTGAATAGATAAGAGCAGTCAGTATAGCAAACCCACTAGCGATAAGGGCTTTTTCTTGATGGTTTTCCAGGAGTTCTCCCGCATATTCTCCTCCCCAATACAACAATTGACCAAAAGCAGCTGCAAACAAACAAGAGATCGCACCCAAATAGATCAGTTTGCTATAATCCTGATTTTCTTTCTTGCCTAATTTCCACAACTCAAGCACAAAAGCCGTTATCAGGATTCCCACAGGAAAATGAACCAACATAGGATGTAATCTCCCTAAAAAACTGAGGAACCAGGAATCGGCAACAACTTCCATATCGGGAAAAAATTAAAAGCTCAATATGGGATATGAGCCCTAAGTAGTAGTATGAATTTTCAGTTGATTTAGAAATATCAGCTGAGCAATACTTTAATATAGCAAGCCCTGAGAATAATGTAAAATTTGATGTAAAACGAAATTGTCGGCTCGTTATACAAACAACATACACAGTTACATGCAAAGGATCTACCCGATTTAAGAATTATAGTATCCTAAGAAGCATGATAGAGATTATCCCCGCAAACAAGAAACATATTGCTTCTATTGAAGCATTAGCGAAAAGAAGGCCTAAGAAAAATATTTGTAAGGAGTCCCCTATACTTTATTATCTAGCCTGTACCGTTTTGAAAAACTACTCTTTTGTAGCTATAGAAGCCGGCGAATTGATCGGTTATATTCTATCCTTTCAGGCCACAGC includes:
- a CDS encoding RelA/SpoT family protein → MPTTKNAEVEVDYEKLILRAYRHIIRPMRNTSRSEKAIIRKAFEMARDAHEGVKRKSGEPYILHPLAVAKIVVVEMGLEDTTSVVCALLHDTVEDTNMELADIKREFGNKAMAIIDGLTKISGTALDQIEISSKQAENFRKILLTISDDVRVVMIKLADRLHNMRTLGSMRQEKMLKIASETLYIYAPLAHRLGLYEIKTELEDLCFKFMEPAKYDRIKRKLEAIRTEDQNYIDRFMKGIKKALIPLDIDFMVKSRFKSIYSVYSKMIRKELPFEEIYDKYAIRIILETREGHEREDCWFVYSLISGIFQPNPKRLRDWITVPKDNGYESLHTTLMGPEGKWVEVQIRTERMDDIAEKGIAAHWKYKDDGEQQEEFITEWIGQIRNILQNPSLNALEAVREFKDNLQPNDVYVFTPKGELIRLPIHSTVLDFAYKIHSKIGHEAIGAKINNKVVSLDSEVRPGDQVEIITSKKQKPKKDWLRYVRTAKARDQIRLALRKERQEFVDQGRQLFLWKSRQYGVDEKHPMIKELLSYFKYPNIEELFYAIGTHKIDTKRIPEFIELKKAGKELDTSEWERLQKDHDDKWQAIGVDTDTLLLGKEQSIDNYGLGTCCGPLPGDDIIGLEENNRIVIHRTSCEEAVSFMSNYGSKIVKAKWASKSDVSFLAAIKVVGLDKQGMLNDIIRIISLRMKLNIRKVTIDAEDGMFEGVFHIYVRNIDELTQVMQKIENLKNVYTASRYEEDQKE
- a CDS encoding YbaK/EbsC family protein; its protein translation is MHERILAYLDEHGLTYKSLHHEVTLTSEDSARVRGEDISIGGKALLLKYDKEFALFVLSAAKKLDSNAIKKHFGAKKLRFASREELMEMTGLVPGSVPPFGRPLLDFDLYLDTSIVENERIAFNAGSLTDSVIMHVEDYLKIAPHEILHFSKT
- a CDS encoding trigger factor, coding for MNITQESTGNLTANITVLLSPEDYKPQVTEELKKQAKKASMPGFRPGKVPFGLVRKMVGMPVLIEEVNKIVSKALSDYLRDEEINLLGDPMPNTQKTEDDFDVNCEKELDFVFEVGLAPQIEVDYKLKKKPTKYNISIDDAFLSEQIENFKDRFGEVSNPEEVAKGDIMYGRIHEVDGDGNAVEGGFDKMIALNPDRVESKSFFKPYIGKKVDEVFDLDVFKIAKKHADVAEVLFMQEDELKELKGKAMKMELKKINRVETAEMNEEFFGKVAASLQWTPEEGETELKIETEEAFKERMVKQLEKEFEENSKWFYRNEVQKGLMEGNKVDLPDEFLKRWMLKTQKDYTEERVETEYEDFSKSVTWSMIVENISKDEDIKVEEEDLKDSIRDFVRKNLPAMGDDGESREEEYINYIMQNQEMLEQHYRRIRDEKLYDVLEEKVGSKAGKITATKFVEMSKEEDK
- a CDS encoding DUF1553 domain-containing protein; protein product: MEVVADSWFLSFLGRLHPMLVHFPVGILITAFVLELWKLGKKENQDYSKLIYLGAISCLFAAAFGQLLYWGGEYAGELLENHQEKALIASGFAILTALIYSRRKKLPGWLPISALGISCLFIGISGHLGASITHGEDYLSLAREDTGEETTKASWAQFANYTDTDTLSEKQLDKLNLEVRAIFAHRCYQCHSTAKKKGELALDDRDGIFLGGESGKVIVAGNAEASELYRRINLSKQDKEAMPPKGKRLSTAEIGLLKLWIDQGAHWANESLKIFPEAKMALSRPELPRADHVEQPIDKFLEQYFQTNNLEWPELINDRRFVRRVYLDILGLLPEKTTVEAFVNDKTPDKRSRLIDKLLGEDQAYALHWLSFWNDLLRNDYSGTGFITGGRTRITDWLYQALLEEMPYDQMVAEVLNPNENSQGFLRGIKWRGVVNSSQSVEMQAAQNVSQTFLGLNLKCASCHDSFVNNVSLDQAYAFANIFADTVLEIHRCDKPTGRFSQPAFIYPELGEVDAELLKDRLEQLANVVVQPQNGRLYRTLVNRYWDKLFGRGIISPVDEMDNQAWNQELLDWLASDFIEQGYSFKKLLARIMKSRTYQLKGVAYASPNYVKSEQFVFQGPLPRRLSAEQFADAISQQFQALYYGAAFIPGNPEFPARWIWFRDKEVDRSTLPKPGVRYFRKRFSLKNPSAIQDAELLITADHSFELYLNEKQIGKGNDWRKVNRIPLQSNDLKPTNILAVEAKNEGSLPNPAGVLLAIKFSYENGAEEFLYSDRDWKSRDSLPEKNWKSYAFSDEEWEKVVARPSSHYWGKLLDFSFEERLLEGKFLRASLVQQDPFLKTLGRPSRENVATDREEETTMLQALMLSNDNFLHQGIQEAAENLHRKLKQRDEIIDYIFYAALGRRPAEGELESIHKIISANPESSEIEDLIWSVILLPEFQYL
- a CDS encoding DUF1501 domain-containing protein; the encoded protein is MKESNQMDRRSFIRKMNQASLAAMAATVPSLSFMSSCKEIRESTADTVILLWMAGGMCHTETFDPKSYTPFEKGMESKSVISTFPSSPTALDGIFFSEGLEEIGKVLDRGTLLRSYRAADLGHILHTRHQYHWHTCYEPPQSVQVPHMGAWISRELGPLNPVIPAFIDIGQRFTVGEGEELKAFHSSGFLGTEYGPFFIPEPEKGLSSVAPPKGMDLKRFESRNKLYKELIQQSPFEGNASTYQEESLMRSMEQAYRLLKSPDAKAFDLSQEPKETYDRYNTGRFGLGCLLARRLAEKGARFISVTTEYVPFLGWDTHENGHSRLKNMKEQIDRPIAQLIRDLEERGLLDRTLVVLASEFSRDMLMEGRPGKKVLDQVPVPDRVEALKHYGMHRHFTDGCSMLLFGGGSRKGYVHGETADERPFKAITEPVYIDQIHQSIYHCLGISPETHYTIEKRPFYTTPDGEGKIIPELLMKDPKLG